From the Budorcas taxicolor isolate Tak-1 chromosome 1, Takin1.1, whole genome shotgun sequence genome, one window contains:
- the LOC128053321 gene encoding chloride intracellular channel protein 6-like, whose product MILWLKGVIFNVTTVDLKRKPTDLQNLAPSTNPPFMTFDGKVKTDVNKIEEFLEEKLAPPRYPELGTQHPESNSAGNDVFAKFSAFIKNTKKDANEICERNLLKALKKLDSYLNRPLPDEIDAYSTEEAAVSGRKFLDGNVLTLADCNLLPKLHIIKIVAKRYKDFEFPSEMTGIWRYLNNAYARDEYTNTCPADQEIEHAYSDVAKRMK is encoded by the exons ATGATTCTCTGGCTAAAGGGCGTTATATTTAATGTGACAACAGTGGACTTGAAAAG GAAGCCCACGGACCTGCAGAACTTGGCTCCCAGCACTAACCCACCTTTCATGACTTTTGACGGTAAAGTCAAGACAGACGTGAATAAGATCGAGGAGTTCTTGGAGGAGAAATTGGCTCCCCCAAG GTACCCTGAGCTGGGGACCCAGCACCCTGAGTCTAACTCTGCCGGAAATGATGTGTTTGCCAAGTTTTCAGCATTTATAAAAAACACCAAGAAGGATGCAAACGAGA TTTGTGAAAGGAACCTGTTAAAGGCCCTGAAGAAGCTGGATAGTTATCTGAACAGACCCCTGCCTGATGAGATAGATGCCTACAGCACCGAGGAAGCTGCTGTTTCTGGAAGGAAGTTCCTGGATGGCAATGTGCTCACGCTGGCTGACTGCAACCTCTTACCCAAGCTCCACATTATTAAG atCGTGGCCAAGAGATACAAAGATTTTGAATTTCCTTCTGAAATGACTGGCATCTGGAGGTACTTGAACAATGCGTATGCTCGGGATGAATACACAAACACATGTCCCGCTGACCAGGAGATTGAACACGCATATTCAGATGTTGCCAAAAGAATGAAGTGA